Proteins from a genomic interval of Scomber scombrus chromosome 11, fScoSco1.1, whole genome shotgun sequence:
- the LOC133990766 gene encoding leucine-rich repeat-containing protein 19-like, with protein sequence MGWWSFKIIVVIFFCEVFVRKTHSASVLDVEGHKGSQRHLLMEEDNLVTSNTTDILRALDSEEGKKRPEMSYLAAGLGTVLTMSLLIVMAVKFRLFHRFMASYRHSLLQEADGVSQYGQDDMSFPSSVSGRIGIGIGNELEEDDDGFIEDNYIQTSEKDRADREIEDAEEGIEDSDDDLHFTIG encoded by the exons ATGGGCTGGTGGAGCTTCAAAATCATTGTGGTTATTTTCTTTTGCGAAGTGTTTGtcagaaaaacacattctgCATCTGTATTGGATGTCGAGGGTCACAAAGGCTCTCAAAGACATCTTCTGATGGAAGAAGACAATCTTGTCACCAGCAATACAACTGACATTCTAA GGGCATTGGATTCAGAAGAGGGTAAAAAGCGACCAGAAATGTCCTATCTGGCTGCTGGACTTGGCACAGTCCTCACCATGTCACTCCTGATTGTGATGGCTGTCAAGTTTCGTCTCTTCCATCGTTTTATGGCCAGCTACAGACACTCGCTGCTCCAAGAGGCCGACGGGGTCAGCCAATATGGCCAAGATGACATGTCCTTCCCTAGCAGTGTGTCAGGCAGAATAGGTATAGGGATTGGGAATGAGCtggaagaagatgatgatggctTCATTGAGGATAACTACATTCAGACCagtgagaaagacagagcagacagagaaaTAGAGGATGCAGAGGAGGGGATTGAGGACAGTGATGATGATCTTCATTTCACCATAGGATGA
- the LOC133991040 gene encoding protein shisa-like-2A translates to MSAECSSYYSADGVFVDGFSCPKTGNAAVAVYCCGFNDVKYCCDDPNSFFPYEYGYMWWLSIGALVGLSIAAVVLLAFLVTVCVLCYLFIATKPSRLDNGLPLRVPAGDPSEGTSHARATGASGPQGFRKHFMSSKLHCDNQPPDPERLFQRCFTATVTGVKVESPS, encoded by the exons ATGAGCGCTGAATGCAGCAGTTACTACAGCGCTGACGGCGTGTTTGTGGACGGTTTCTCCTGCCCCAAAACGGGaaatgctgctgttgctgtttacTGTTGCGGATTTAATGATGTAAAGTATTGCTGTGATGATCCCAACAGTTTTTTCCCGTATGAGTATGGATACATGTGGTGGCTGAG taTTGGCGCTCTTGTTGGTCTGTCCATCGCAGCGGTGgtccttcttgccttcctcgTCACCGTATGTGTCCTTTGCTACCTCTTCATTGCCACCAAACCCAGTCGTCTTGACAACGGCCTGCCCCTCAGAGTGCCAG CAGGAGATCCCAGTGAGGGAACCAGTCATGCAAGAGCTACCGGTGCCTCTGGTCCACAGGGATTCAGAAAGCATTTCATGAGCAGCAAGCTGCACTGTGATAATCAGCCACCAGACCCAGAGCGTCTGTTCCAGAGGTGCTTCACTGCGACTGTCACTGGTGTAAAGGTAGAAAGTCCCTCATAG